ATGTAGTTGAAAACTAAAAGTTAAACTTTTAAGTTGAGAGATTATGATACCATGTTtaaattttcatttatttaaGTGGAAGTTTTCCCTTTCTTTCAAATGTTGGACATCTCAAAAACTGaaagtacttttttttttcatccccGTGAGGGGAGGCGGGGCTAAGGGTTGACATATGAATTGTCGGTACGGGTGAGTTTGTGTACATCGCAAGAAGAGAAGCCTCGGTAGCTAGTAATAAAGTTTCTAACGAGGGAGTGCAAAATAGAGCAAATAATTAGTGTCCGCAAAAGCAAAAGTAAAAGAAATATTCGTACGTGTAACAACAGGGTTGCTTtggaaatgaaaataaaattgctttCTTGTGAACTTCACCCTcacaaaaagagagaaaacttTGCATGTATTCTCTTTTAACTTCACAAGGCATGCATGTACTTGTATGGAATATTTGATCGTGGCCTCTCAAAATAATACTACGAGATCAAGAAGAGGCCAGCTAGCTGTGTTATAAGTTGACCTTTTATTTCCAACGAAATAGATAAAAGGACTTACCTagagaaaataagaagaagaaggaggggaGAACGAAATAGGTTATAATTAAGCAagcaataaaaaaattgttgctAAAAATTTGGAAGTGCATTAATTGGCATTTGAGGTGGTCGATCAATGTGTTCACCACTTCACTCCCACCTTTTCAGAAGCAAGCAAAAAAGGATCACCTTTTCTCTTCATCTCTTCACCGAGAAGACTCCCTTCAATCGATTCTTGATGTTAGTACTCACGATACCGTATTCCTCAATCCACAATTTTGTctatctcttatttttcctaGACAAAAATTAGCTTTTCCGCAGTCCTCCTGTGCACAGGTGCACTCCTAGTACGGTCCACTATTTCCCGGAGAACAGTACGAAGAAAGAGAAGTGAAAGCTCGCTCAAACATTTTACAGCGGCCAGTAGATGCAAATCAACAACTaagatcaatatatatataccagcACAATAGATCAAGAAAATGAAAATATGACTAAGGTAAGCAAGAAACACTATACTCGTATCTCTATCTCTTTCAATCAACAGAATAGCCTTGCTGATCACTTCGCAAGCCAATCAATACAAAGGggaaaaatcaacaaaaaagaagaaaaaaaactagggaaaaaagaagaaagggaagcAGAAGGGAGTAGTAATACTCGCTCATCTCTTCTCCTTCTcattcttctcctcctcgccATGCACGCACGCAAGATCAGCTTGCGCGCCCAGTGATGGCAATGGCCTGCGCCAGCCAAGCGACGCGACAGCAAGCCGCAGTAATGAGTTGCTAAGCTAGCTACTCATCTGTTGTGCAACGGGTTGGGCCCCGTCGGCACGCGCCGCTTGGCCTCGTCGaccagctcgccgccgccgccggcgcgccACCGCCGGCCAAGCCCGATGCTGACGAGGCCGACGACCATTACATCAAAAGCACTCCTCCTGCCGCTGTCGCGGGCGGCTGCAGCGTCGCTGGCGCTTCCCTCGCTGCTGGTGCTGGGAACAGCGCGCGACTCGGCCACGcaggcggccgcggccgcgaggAGCACTAAGCACGCGACCACGGCCGCGCGAGACCACCGCCTCCTCATGTGGCCGCGTGCAGCTAGCCGCCGACGGACAGTGACGGCCGATGACGCGGCGCGGCAAGCTTAACTAACAAGCGAAGGTTTTGACGTGTGGATCGAGCTAAGCTGGCtgttgggaggaggaggaggaggaggaggaggcagtggaGCGACTAGAGTGGAGTCAAAGCGGGTAAAAGCTCATAGCTGCAGGTAGCCGAGGTTCTCGCTGCTGCAAAACTGCAAAGGGTTTTATGTAGGTGGGGTGTGTGCACCCATCCCTCCACGGCTCCACAGTCCACACTCCACGCACAGTGAGGCAGAGGGCAGCTAGAGGCCACTGGAGGATACCACCAAACCGCATTTAAGGATCTTCAATTCTCTGCTCCGCTCCTGCCGCTGTCTCGGCTGTGGAGAGAGAAGGAAACGCCCACACCAGGCCACTTTGTACAGAGCAAAAAGGTGCGGAGGGGATGGAAAGTTTGGTGAGCATGGGCCCAACGCACATACACGGAAAATAATCCTAGAAATCTTATCTCATGTATTTGGAGACATATATCTAATTTATAGCGTGATAGTAGTATATGTCAAAAATTACTATAAAACTTataatgaaaaacaaaaaatctatatgtaataaaaaataaaaaataaatgatcaCTTATCAAACTATAACTTAGATTCAAACCCTAAATACATAGCACCAGATCTCATAGATTATTTTCCCACACATACTCCCTCCGTCTCCTCTCTCCGCCAACCACAAAGGACTATTTGGTTTGAAAAGCTGACTAGCTTGATCCACGTTTGACAGTTGACACCTGGTGCAAGTGCAACATCACAACAGGTTAATTTTCtctacatatatatgtattctgTAATCAGTCCTTGATCCTTATGTTATTGCCGGAAAGGATATGAAAATGCAATGCTAAGTCTGCACCGTTCTACTATGAGTATGTTTGAAGGAGCGAATATAACTGTTCTTTCATATGGTCAAGCAGGCAAGATTAAGCACTTGTTTAATAGAGCTCTctttaattcaattttttttgcagaatAATTTTTTGGAGAAAGTAATTCTGTGATtgagagtgattctctagaataaactatatggagAAAATGATTCTGTGCTagaagtgaatcaggagaagttatttttttttaactccacagcttctaatttatttcagagaatcactacTACGGATTCTACTCAGGGAGCcaaaagctgaaagctgctgtttggcagagctacTCTTAATTCCAATCGAGAAGCTGCTTTGAGAGCTCTACTAAATAGACCTTAAATAACTGTTATCATAAGAGTATCCTAACtgtattctctttattttgtttttctcctaatttttctcttcgttcttattttctttattttctcttatcttcgaTAACTTTCTTTCGAAGAGATtcgtaaaagaaaaaaagaaataattcCGTCCCAAAAATAGAtttaaaaatctttttataTCAAAAATCGTAAAATTTTTTTGATAGAGTGAACATAATTTTCTTCATAAAAAAATGCTCTAACATCTTTTGCGTAGAAAGGGGATGCACGGTCAAAACTCCTTTCGAGAGGGCCTGCCCGTGTTGCCACGTGCCCCGTGGCACATCTCACTCTTTCAGACGTACGCCAATAATAAATGGAGAGAGAGACAAGGTCTGGGATTTTATTTTGCTTATGCTACAAGTTTGTAGGGTTGATGAGGAGAGAGAAACACATGTAGAGTACACAGTACATGTAGAGGTAGAGCAAGAACTCGAAACAAAGAGCTCGAGTTAATCTTCGCGATTTATGTTCCTTTTGTAaaaggaatttttatttttttaatgttctaaCGATTTTTTTTTACGATTTATTTTACGAAGCGATTATCTCTCCCATTTCTTATAACGGAATTCTTGTTCTCTTAACGAATCTTTTCgaataaaaattattagagataagagaaaataaagaggaaAATCATGAAGGAAATAAATATGATCGGAGATGAACTGCAAGGAGTATTACTAAATAACAAAGCAGAAGAGAAAATAAGAGCGCGTGGTTCCTCGATGCCCATCAATGTTCGAGTCCGCTCGGCGTTGATGTTTCACAGGGGCATTCGGGCCCTGAATAAAAATTCCAAGACTCGTACATGTGGAACCACAAGGCGAAAGTGACATGCCTATCACCTACGATTGTTTTGGTAATCTTTAAGAACACAATCTTCTATAGTTATGTATAGTTATAAGTTTAAGAGTGTTTGCATGGTATGAATTTGCGTTTGCGCACATAAATCGATATTGCAGCTGTGTAGTTACGAGGCGTCAAAAAAAGTAACAAAACAGGAGGGGACTAAAAAAGGGTCGGCGAAGGACAGGAGCCGGGACACAGATTGCACAGACCGAGAGAGACAGGATAGGCGAGAGGAAGAGATGGAGCTGGAGGAAACCATCTTTCTCTCCTCATTCTCTGGGTTTGTTTCTGCAGGTTGTATGTGCCACACTCGCTAGATGAGAAGAAGGACATTCATCGATCCCCAAGTAGTTCCATGCAGATTGTACTTACAGACTTGCACGTATCTGGCCCTACTATACGCAGGCTAAGGCCTTTTGGAACAAAGATTGTCAAAAAATAtaggaatagaaaaaatacaagGTTAAAATTATGTAGCTTCTTGAATTCTTAGAAATGAAAAGCatagtaaaaatatagaaatgacTATTTGGATGGAGCGTAGGAAAATCATAGGAATTGAGGAATTTTTCAAGAGGCTGAAACTTATGTTAGATTTCCCTTATAATTCCTATGAATTGAGGCATTTTATAGAAATTTCATAGGATTCTACTATACTTAATCTTTTATTTAAAAGGGCCACATAGGAAAAAATCCTATAGAATtcaaattctataaaattcctTCAAAAATCATTTGTTTCAAAGGAGCCCTAAACATGGACGCGAGCTCGATCTGATGGCCCTACTCTTTGGTGCAGATGAGGCTCCTGTATTTGGCAATTATAcacgtgaaaaaaaaatgtagggCGTCTTTTCTGTCAACTTGCTTGCTATAGGTAGCTCTGCCCATGCATGTCAGTGGAGTTTTGTGGCTTCAATTCGTTGGCTCCAAGTGGTTCAACAAAATCACTTATGCCTACGTGCTGCTACACTGTTAAGCTGTAGCAACGCATTGTCCTCAGCTAATCCACTATATGGAATTCTAAATTCTAATCAGGGCTTTGAAAATAAGCAATCTTTGGCCATGGCCCAGTTACAGGCtgctagtattttttttacaggGCATGATATTACTATGTGATAATTTAGGGTTT
This genomic window from Phragmites australis chromosome 7, lpPhrAust1.1, whole genome shotgun sequence contains:
- the LOC133923697 gene encoding uncharacterized protein LOC133923697, with the protein product MRRRWSRAAVVACLVLLAAAAACVAESRAVPSTSSEGSASDAAAARDSGRRSAFDVMVVGLVSIGLGRRWRAGGGGELVDEAKRRVPTGPNPLHNR